One Leifsonia shinshuensis DNA window includes the following coding sequences:
- a CDS encoding beta-galactosidase, protein MTIPAPRSIRLDALAYGGDYNPDQWTEDVWAEDVRLMVEAGVNIVTLPVFSWPLLEPEPGRWDFDGLDRIIDLLWANGIKVDLATATATPPAWLVREHPEVLPWNADGVRLEFGSRQSYCPSSPLFREAALRLTRALAERYGEHPALALWHVSNEYGDHVARCWCPESARHFRRWLEARYVDIDGLNEAWGTSCWGQHYLGFDQIEPPRTATGPINPAQVVDFERFSSDALLELFQSEVDVLREVTPEVAVTTNFMSLFRELDYWDFADAEDLVTDDAYPDPADPHAHVGAALNYGLMRSLKDGRPWLLLEQAPSAVSWRDVNVPKAPGQLRLGSLQAVAHGSDGVMFFQWRQAKFGPEKFHSAMLGHRGERSRSYQESKALGAELKKLEAVRGTRVRASVALVADWDAWWGVTQTESMPSQRLDWLTEARAWHAAAYALGQPVDVARAAGPFGSHRVVLVPNLYATTAEQAAALTAFAAAGGHVVVGPFSGVVDHREQVHPGGAPGPLRDLLGVEVDEWWPLPDGGHRTVELGGVVHSTRVWGEWVKAAAGTDTLARFADGDLAGLPALTRRAHGDGAAWYLAAGLDEAGMRAVLAEVFAAAGVAAREPDTALEVVTRTDGTTDFTFVLNHGREARTAPRIPGGTDLLTGAAAGDGLPLDAFGVAVIQHPTRTDSERQA, encoded by the coding sequence ATGACGATCCCCGCGCCCCGGAGCATCCGGCTCGACGCACTCGCCTACGGCGGCGACTACAACCCCGACCAGTGGACGGAAGACGTCTGGGCCGAGGACGTGCGCCTGATGGTGGAGGCGGGCGTCAACATCGTCACGCTGCCGGTGTTCTCCTGGCCCCTGCTCGAGCCGGAGCCCGGGCGCTGGGACTTCGACGGTCTCGACCGGATCATCGACCTCCTCTGGGCGAACGGGATCAAGGTCGACCTGGCCACCGCGACGGCGACTCCCCCGGCCTGGCTCGTGCGCGAGCATCCCGAGGTCCTGCCCTGGAACGCCGACGGCGTGCGTCTGGAGTTCGGGTCACGGCAGTCGTACTGCCCCAGTTCTCCGCTGTTCCGGGAGGCCGCCCTCCGGCTCACCCGCGCTCTCGCCGAACGCTACGGCGAGCACCCGGCGCTCGCGCTCTGGCACGTCTCCAACGAGTACGGCGACCACGTCGCCCGCTGCTGGTGCCCGGAGTCCGCCCGGCACTTCCGCCGCTGGCTGGAGGCCCGCTACGTCGACATCGACGGCCTCAACGAGGCCTGGGGAACGAGCTGCTGGGGCCAGCACTACCTCGGCTTCGACCAGATCGAGCCGCCGCGCACCGCGACCGGGCCGATCAACCCGGCGCAGGTCGTGGACTTCGAGCGGTTCTCCTCCGACGCCCTCCTGGAGCTCTTCCAGTCCGAGGTCGACGTGCTGCGGGAGGTCACACCCGAGGTCGCGGTGACCACCAACTTCATGAGCCTGTTCCGCGAGCTCGACTACTGGGACTTCGCCGACGCCGAGGACCTGGTCACCGACGACGCCTATCCCGACCCCGCCGACCCGCACGCACACGTCGGCGCCGCACTCAACTACGGGCTGATGCGCAGTCTCAAGGACGGCCGGCCCTGGCTGCTGCTGGAGCAGGCGCCGAGCGCGGTGAGCTGGCGCGACGTCAACGTGCCCAAGGCTCCCGGCCAGCTGCGGCTCGGCAGCCTCCAGGCGGTCGCGCACGGTTCGGACGGCGTGATGTTCTTCCAGTGGCGGCAGGCGAAGTTCGGGCCGGAGAAGTTCCACTCGGCGATGCTCGGCCACCGCGGTGAGCGCAGCCGCAGCTACCAGGAGTCGAAGGCGCTCGGCGCGGAGCTGAAGAAGCTGGAGGCCGTGCGCGGCACCCGGGTGCGCGCCTCGGTCGCGCTGGTCGCCGACTGGGACGCGTGGTGGGGTGTGACGCAGACCGAGTCGATGCCGTCGCAGCGGCTGGACTGGTTGACCGAGGCGCGCGCCTGGCACGCCGCGGCGTACGCACTGGGCCAGCCCGTCGACGTCGCCCGCGCGGCCGGGCCGTTCGGCTCGCACCGGGTGGTGCTCGTCCCCAACCTGTACGCGACGACCGCCGAGCAGGCGGCGGCGCTGACCGCGTTCGCCGCCGCGGGCGGCCATGTCGTCGTCGGCCCGTTCTCCGGCGTGGTCGACCACCGCGAGCAGGTGCACCCGGGCGGCGCCCCCGGACCGCTGCGCGACCTCCTCGGCGTCGAGGTGGACGAGTGGTGGCCGCTGCCCGATGGAGGCCACCGGACCGTCGAGCTCGGCGGCGTCGTCCACTCCACCCGGGTCTGGGGCGAGTGGGTCAAGGCCGCTGCGGGCACCGACACGCTCGCGCGCTTCGCGGACGGCGACCTCGCCGGCCTCCCGGCCCTCACCCGCCGCGCGCACGGCGACGGCGCCGCCTGGTACCTGGCCGCCGGCCTGGACGAGGCAGGGATGCGCGCCGTGCTCGCCGAGGTGTTCGCCGCCGCCGGCGTCGCGGCCCGCGAGCCCGACACCGCGCTGGAGGTCGTCACCCGCACCGACGGCACCACCGACTTCACCTTCGTGCTCAACCACGGCCGGGAGGCGCGGACCGCGCCGCGCATCCCGGGCGGAACCGACCTGCTCACCGGCGCGGCCGCCGGCGACGGACTGCCGCTCGACGCGTTCGGCGTCGCCGTGATCCAGCACCCGACCCGTACCGACAGCGAGAGGCAAGCATGA
- a CDS encoding GntR family transcriptional regulator — MAIERKNLRSQVREELLARMRAGEVRPGESINEVQLAAELGVSRTPLREALIALESEGQIESENGKGFRFVPLSAQEFEDLCPIIVTLEGLALDLSPVDELAALGQRLAALAAAFSDDVAQHAVVNRKDDEWHNLMLSACPNRKLLEQIAQVRSAIHRYESLLVGDDVLVERSAEEHAEIARHLVERDVPAAKAALAENWTNGMRRLLADAGIKWERLS, encoded by the coding sequence ATGGCTATCGAGCGCAAGAACCTGCGTTCACAGGTGCGCGAGGAGCTTCTCGCCCGGATGCGCGCCGGCGAGGTCCGCCCGGGGGAGAGCATCAACGAGGTCCAGCTCGCCGCCGAGCTCGGCGTCTCGCGCACGCCGCTGCGGGAAGCCCTCATCGCCCTGGAGAGCGAAGGCCAGATCGAGAGCGAGAACGGCAAGGGCTTCCGGTTCGTGCCGCTGAGCGCACAGGAGTTCGAGGACCTCTGCCCGATCATCGTCACCCTGGAGGGCCTGGCGCTCGACTTGTCCCCGGTGGACGAGCTCGCCGCCCTGGGTCAGCGCCTGGCCGCCCTCGCCGCTGCCTTCTCGGACGACGTCGCCCAGCACGCCGTCGTCAACCGCAAGGACGACGAGTGGCACAACCTCATGCTGAGCGCCTGCCCGAACCGCAAGCTCCTGGAGCAGATCGCCCAGGTCCGCAGCGCCATCCACCGCTACGAGAGCCTCCTCGTCGGCGACGACGTGCTGGTGGAGCGCTCGGCCGAGGAGCACGCGGAGATCGCGCGCCACCTGGTCGAGCGCGACGTGCCGGCCGCGAAGGCCGCGCTGGCGGAGAACTGGACGAACGGGATGCGGCGGCTGCTCGCCGACGCCGGCATCAAGTGGGAGCGGCTGAGCTGA
- a CDS encoding endo-1,4-beta-xylanase, producing MQVATGPTSAPAHRTGSTVVTLVGPDGSPLADTEVTVEQRSHAFGFGNIGFDFVEHGTADAEPWLRLFNQATLPFYWGTFEPQQGRTRAARLHETAAWLVEQGVRVKGHPLVWHTVQPDWLMEVGGDDEVERLLREHVRDVVAGFADVIRLWDAINETVIMPVFDNGANAITPLAAARGRQHLIRLAFEEARAANPDATLVINDFDLSPDYEKVIEEAVAGGVRIDAIGLQTHMHQGYRGEEEILSIVDRFARFGLPLQLTETTFVSGHLMPAKIDDLNDYQVASWPSTPEGEARQADDLERHYRSLFGHPAVESITYWGFSDAGAWLGAPSGLVRADGSPKPGYDVLDRLIRDEWWTAPARVRTDHAGRVRVEGVAGGYAVTADAATAAFEVRRGDESAVRVTPATP from the coding sequence ATGCAGGTCGCCACCGGTCCCACGTCAGCTCCCGCCCACCGCACCGGAAGCACGGTCGTCACCCTCGTCGGCCCCGACGGTTCGCCGCTCGCCGACACGGAGGTGACGGTCGAGCAGCGCTCGCACGCGTTCGGCTTCGGCAACATCGGTTTCGACTTCGTCGAGCACGGCACCGCGGACGCCGAGCCGTGGCTGCGGCTGTTCAACCAGGCGACCCTGCCGTTCTACTGGGGCACGTTCGAGCCGCAGCAGGGCAGGACACGAGCCGCACGCCTGCACGAGACCGCCGCCTGGCTGGTCGAGCAGGGGGTGCGGGTAAAGGGCCACCCGCTCGTCTGGCACACGGTCCAGCCCGACTGGCTGATGGAGGTCGGCGGCGACGACGAGGTCGAGCGCCTGCTCCGGGAGCACGTCCGAGACGTGGTCGCGGGCTTCGCCGACGTCATCCGGCTCTGGGACGCGATCAACGAGACCGTCATCATGCCGGTCTTCGACAACGGCGCCAACGCGATCACCCCGCTCGCCGCCGCCCGCGGCCGGCAGCACCTGATCCGGCTCGCCTTCGAGGAGGCGCGCGCCGCGAACCCGGACGCGACCCTCGTCATCAACGACTTCGACCTCTCGCCGGACTACGAGAAGGTGATCGAGGAGGCGGTGGCCGGGGGAGTGCGCATCGATGCGATCGGCCTCCAGACCCACATGCACCAGGGCTACCGCGGCGAGGAGGAGATCCTGTCGATCGTCGACCGTTTCGCCCGGTTCGGCCTCCCGCTGCAGCTGACCGAGACGACGTTCGTCTCCGGGCACCTGATGCCGGCCAAGATCGACGACCTGAACGACTATCAGGTCGCGTCGTGGCCGTCCACGCCCGAAGGCGAGGCCAGGCAGGCCGACGATTTGGAGCGTCACTACCGCTCACTGTTCGGGCATCCCGCGGTCGAGTCGATCACCTACTGGGGCTTCTCGGACGCCGGAGCCTGGCTCGGCGCGCCGTCCGGTCTCGTGCGCGCCGACGGCTCGCCGAAGCCGGGTTACGACGTGCTCGACCGGCTGATCCGGGACGAGTGGTGGACCGCACCGGCCCGCGTCCGCACGGACCACGCCGGGCGCGTCCGGGTGGAGGGCGTGGCCGGCGGCTACGCGGTCACGGCCGATGCCGCGACGGCGGCCTTCGAGGTGCGCCGCGGCGACGAGTCCGCGGTCCGCGTCACCCCGGCGACGCCCTGA
- a CDS encoding carbohydrate ABC transporter permease produces MIRALRHVPVYVLLAGGAILSVVPFLWMLTASTHTTADLFARPLPILPGGQLWANLARLQEQTGFGQVMLNSLLIAVIYTVFSSAVSVLAGYGLAKFRFRGRGFLLAVVLGTMMIPMQVLLVPLFQMMASLGWIDTYQAVILPFLANAFGIFLMRQAFLDFPDTIVEAARIDGAGELRTFYRVVLPIARPQLAALVIYTFVSQWNAFIWPLLMLNTEDKYTIPVALNTMIGLSRVDYSGLMLGSLLATLPLLVIFLLFQRQFVSGLLGGAVKG; encoded by the coding sequence GTGATCCGCGCCCTGCGCCACGTCCCCGTCTACGTCCTGCTGGCCGGCGGCGCCATCCTGAGCGTCGTGCCGTTCCTGTGGATGCTGACGGCCTCCACGCACACCACGGCCGACCTGTTCGCGCGGCCGCTGCCGATCCTTCCCGGCGGGCAGCTCTGGGCCAACCTCGCCCGGCTGCAGGAGCAGACCGGGTTCGGGCAGGTGATGCTGAACAGCCTCCTGATCGCGGTGATCTACACCGTGTTCAGCTCGGCCGTGAGCGTGCTCGCCGGCTACGGGCTGGCGAAGTTCCGGTTCCGGGGCCGCGGCTTCCTCCTGGCCGTCGTGCTCGGGACGATGATGATCCCGATGCAGGTGCTGCTCGTCCCGCTGTTCCAGATGATGGCGAGCCTCGGCTGGATCGACACCTACCAGGCGGTGATCCTGCCGTTCCTGGCGAACGCGTTCGGGATCTTCCTGATGCGCCAGGCGTTCCTCGACTTCCCCGACACCATCGTCGAGGCCGCCCGCATCGACGGCGCCGGAGAGCTGCGCACGTTCTACCGGGTAGTCCTCCCCATCGCCCGGCCGCAGCTGGCGGCGCTCGTCATCTACACCTTCGTCAGCCAGTGGAACGCGTTCATCTGGCCGCTGCTGATGCTCAACACGGAGGACAAGTACACGATCCCGGTCGCCCTGAACACGATGATCGGGCTGTCGCGCGTCGACTACTCGGGGCTCATGCTGGGCTCGCTGCTGGCCACGCTCCCGCTGCTGGTGATCTTCCTGCTGTTCCAGCGGCAGTTCGTGTCGGGACTGCTCGGCGGGGCCGTGAAGGGCTGA
- a CDS encoding carbohydrate ABC transporter permease — MVAVDTVTRSRTARSAGSRSLGRRLQRPGAWFALPAAILFAVFFAYPLVISLWQSFFSTQGGELRWVGLDQYVRLFRDPLVATSLGNAFLILLVQVPLMIGIALGLAYVLNQTWLRFRSGFRLVYFLPAVTTLVAYSVVFRVLLTTDGGAVNQLLGVFGVAPVDWLDSELWARVALIASITWRWTGYNMVILLAGLQSIPAEQYEAARVDGAGRWTTFARVVVPQLRPAIVFTTVTSTIGALQLFDENVILTGGGPNNATLTPVLYLYKVGFQQFDPGYASAIAWLLVLITGVISVIQFRLLREKK, encoded by the coding sequence ATGGTCGCCGTCGACACGGTCACCAGGAGTCGCACGGCACGGTCCGCCGGATCCCGGTCGCTGGGGCGCAGACTCCAGCGACCGGGCGCCTGGTTCGCCCTGCCGGCCGCGATCCTGTTCGCCGTCTTCTTCGCCTACCCGCTCGTGATCTCGCTGTGGCAGAGCTTCTTCAGCACGCAGGGTGGCGAGCTGCGCTGGGTCGGGCTCGACCAGTACGTCCGGCTGTTCCGCGACCCGCTCGTCGCCACGAGCCTCGGGAACGCGTTCCTCATCCTGCTCGTGCAGGTGCCGCTCATGATCGGCATCGCGCTCGGCCTCGCATACGTGCTCAACCAGACCTGGCTGCGGTTCCGCTCCGGGTTCCGGCTGGTGTACTTCCTGCCGGCCGTGACCACGCTCGTCGCCTACTCGGTCGTCTTCCGCGTGCTGCTGACGACGGACGGCGGCGCGGTCAACCAGCTGCTCGGGGTGTTCGGCGTCGCGCCCGTGGACTGGCTGGACAGCGAGCTCTGGGCGCGCGTCGCCCTCATCGCCTCCATCACGTGGCGCTGGACCGGCTACAACATGGTCATCCTGCTCGCCGGCCTGCAGAGCATCCCTGCCGAGCAGTACGAGGCGGCGCGCGTGGACGGCGCCGGCCGCTGGACGACCTTCGCCCGGGTCGTCGTGCCTCAGCTGCGACCGGCGATCGTCTTCACCACGGTGACCTCGACGATCGGCGCCCTCCAGCTGTTCGACGAGAACGTCATCCTCACCGGCGGAGGACCGAACAACGCCACGCTCACGCCCGTCCTCTATCTGTACAAGGTCGGCTTCCAGCAGTTCGACCCCGGCTACGCGTCGGCCATCGCCTGGCTGCTCGTCCTCATCACCGGGGTCATCTCGGTCATCCAGTTCCGCCTGCTGAGGGAGAAGAAGTGA
- a CDS encoding ABC transporter substrate-binding protein: MKRLRTLVPLAAAVLALTGCAMAGSPASGPAKLDPDAKPSGSITVWSWDAAATALKRLAGEYQQKHPGTTVKVVDVGYDNAYDKLSVGLQAGTGLPDVVTMETDHTPGYLSQFPKGFVDLTPVIGDKKADFDPSKWAAATDASGAIKAAPWDSGTVGLFYRSDYLEQAGVDPASLATWDDLVAAGEKIKASTGHTLVTADVATGGLFQMLLQQQGVGLFDAKGRITVSGPKAVAALSVEKELNDKGLLKNVKGWDARVTSAKNGDSAVTPEAVWWTATLTGEAPELSGKYGVTELPAFTAGGARTSNNGGSSLAVPAQAKNPQLAASFVSFALADSANQVSMMKKDGLFPAYLPALKDGFFSQPDPYFGGQKVYALFAEQTAKIPPIAYTSDNAKATDIVGAAVAASVLGGKDPSAALKDAAQQIATATGRTIAG, encoded by the coding sequence ATGAAACGCCTGCGCACCCTCGTCCCGCTCGCCGCCGCCGTGCTCGCCCTCACCGGCTGCGCGATGGCCGGCTCGCCCGCCTCCGGGCCCGCGAAGCTCGACCCCGACGCGAAGCCGTCCGGCAGCATCACGGTCTGGTCGTGGGACGCTGCCGCGACCGCGCTCAAGCGCCTCGCCGGCGAGTATCAACAGAAGCACCCCGGCACGACCGTGAAGGTGGTCGACGTCGGCTACGACAACGCCTACGACAAGCTCTCGGTCGGGCTCCAGGCCGGCACCGGCCTCCCGGACGTCGTGACGATGGAGACCGACCACACGCCCGGCTACCTCAGCCAGTTCCCGAAGGGCTTCGTCGACCTCACCCCGGTGATCGGCGACAAGAAGGCCGACTTCGACCCGTCCAAGTGGGCCGCGGCCACCGACGCCTCCGGCGCGATCAAGGCCGCGCCGTGGGACTCCGGCACGGTCGGCCTCTTCTACCGCTCGGACTACCTGGAGCAGGCCGGCGTCGACCCGGCGTCGCTCGCCACCTGGGACGACCTGGTCGCCGCGGGCGAGAAGATCAAGGCCTCCACCGGCCACACCCTCGTGACGGCGGACGTCGCGACCGGCGGCCTGTTCCAGATGCTGCTGCAGCAGCAGGGCGTCGGCCTGTTCGACGCGAAGGGGCGGATCACCGTGTCCGGCCCGAAGGCGGTCGCCGCGCTCAGCGTGGAGAAGGAGCTCAACGACAAGGGCCTCCTGAAGAACGTCAAGGGCTGGGACGCCCGCGTGACGAGCGCCAAGAACGGCGACTCCGCGGTCACACCGGAGGCTGTCTGGTGGACGGCGACGCTCACCGGCGAGGCGCCCGAGTTGAGCGGCAAGTACGGCGTGACCGAGCTCCCCGCGTTCACGGCGGGAGGCGCGCGCACCTCCAACAACGGCGGCTCCAGCCTGGCCGTCCCCGCCCAGGCCAAGAACCCGCAGCTCGCCGCCTCCTTCGTCTCCTTCGCCCTGGCAGACAGCGCCAACCAGGTGTCGATGATGAAGAAGGACGGCCTGTTCCCGGCCTACCTCCCGGCCCTGAAGGACGGCTTCTTCTCGCAGCCCGACCCATACTTCGGCGGCCAGAAGGTCTACGCGCTGTTCGCCGAGCAGACGGCGAAGATCCCGCCGATCGCCTACACGTCCGACAACGCCAAGGCGACCGACATCGTGGGAGCCGCGGTGGCCGCCTCCGTGCTCGGCGGCAAGGACCCGTCCGCCGCGCTGAAGGATGCCGCGCAGCAGATCGCCACGGCCACCGGCCGCACGATCGCGGGCTGA
- a CDS encoding amylo-alpha-1,6-glucosidase, translating into MSEVLSAGEWVSPFLDLVSAPFTLPGSRILVFRDREAPDALTVRLAEYERDLDDCVLVRTLRVLDGEGRALPVSSVRPDRIEFGDVTLTFDGPSALSVGGVGPWTLEADLPSGDVLRLSSVDGAVRIAADGVSGGGAHDDALAATARIWDDWFARTPAVRADLADMTAFCWWVLGANIVSLPGRGARAVVPSKIGYVGLWQWDAYFIASGLRHGDPDLAREQLELAFGFPGADGQLPDVVHDEGILASSDDLPPGDRENLRRAGSAIADPTAPIPLTKPPLAAWALRRLEGYVDDPAFFDSAWEAVARSQDWWFERSDLDGDGMPEYGHPYSSGLDDSPVFDAELPVASPDLAAYLILQDDLLAARAHAVGDTAAAARHTSRASRTLALLEAMWDEEAGYFRSSGDGSPVDAETAVSLLPLLTGRLPGRYVAGILAALDDPDRFATTWSVPTVARHEPSYSDERMWRGPVWVNVNALLAEGLAVSGHADRSRALVEETLRLVMHGGGPHEYFNPSTGAKAPRATTAFGWSAALFVDLAVQVSA; encoded by the coding sequence ATGAGCGAGGTGCTGTCCGCCGGCGAGTGGGTCTCTCCGTTCCTCGATCTGGTGTCGGCGCCGTTCACTTTGCCGGGGTCGCGCATCCTGGTGTTCCGGGACCGTGAGGCGCCGGACGCGCTGACCGTGCGGCTCGCCGAGTACGAGCGGGATCTGGACGACTGCGTGCTCGTACGGACACTGCGCGTGCTCGACGGCGAGGGACGCGCGCTGCCGGTGTCGTCGGTCCGCCCCGACCGCATCGAGTTCGGCGACGTGACGCTGACGTTCGACGGGCCGTCCGCGCTGAGCGTCGGCGGCGTCGGCCCGTGGACGCTGGAGGCCGACCTCCCGTCCGGCGACGTGCTCCGGCTCTCGTCGGTGGACGGCGCCGTGCGGATCGCCGCCGATGGAGTCTCCGGCGGCGGCGCCCACGACGACGCCCTCGCGGCGACCGCCCGGATCTGGGACGACTGGTTCGCCCGCACCCCCGCCGTCCGCGCCGACCTCGCCGACATGACCGCCTTCTGCTGGTGGGTGCTCGGGGCGAACATCGTCTCGCTGCCCGGCCGCGGCGCGCGTGCGGTCGTGCCGTCCAAGATCGGCTACGTCGGGCTCTGGCAGTGGGACGCCTATTTCATCGCGTCCGGCCTCCGGCACGGCGACCCCGACCTGGCGCGCGAGCAGCTGGAGCTGGCCTTCGGTTTCCCGGGCGCCGATGGGCAGCTGCCGGACGTCGTCCACGACGAGGGCATCCTCGCGTCGAGCGACGACCTGCCGCCCGGCGACCGCGAGAACCTGCGCCGCGCGGGCTCGGCCATCGCGGACCCGACCGCGCCCATCCCGCTGACCAAGCCGCCGCTCGCCGCCTGGGCGCTGCGCCGGCTGGAAGGCTACGTGGACGACCCGGCGTTCTTCGACAGCGCGTGGGAGGCCGTCGCCCGCAGCCAGGACTGGTGGTTCGAGCGCTCCGACCTCGACGGCGACGGGATGCCCGAGTACGGCCACCCCTACTCGTCCGGCCTCGACGACAGCCCGGTCTTCGACGCGGAGCTGCCGGTCGCGTCCCCCGACCTCGCGGCGTACCTCATCCTGCAGGACGACTTGCTGGCCGCGCGGGCACACGCGGTCGGGGACACGGCCGCGGCCGCCCGGCACACGTCGCGCGCCTCCCGCACGCTCGCGCTACTGGAGGCGATGTGGGACGAGGAGGCCGGCTACTTCCGCTCGTCCGGCGACGGCTCCCCCGTCGACGCGGAGACGGCCGTCTCGCTGCTGCCGCTGCTCACCGGACGGCTGCCGGGCCGCTACGTGGCCGGCATCCTCGCCGCCCTGGACGATCCTGACCGCTTCGCGACGACCTGGAGCGTGCCGACCGTGGCGCGCCACGAGCCGTCGTACTCCGACGAGCGGATGTGGCGCGGTCCGGTGTGGGTCAACGTCAACGCACTGCTGGCCGAGGGCCTCGCGGTCTCCGGTCATGCCGACCGGTCGCGCGCACTGGTCGAGGAGACCCTGCGTCTCGTCATGCACGGCGGTGGCCCACACGAGTACTTCAACCCGTCGACCGGCGCCAAGGCGCCGCGCGCGACGACCGCCTTCGGCTGGTCGGCGGCGCTGTTCGTGGACCTGGCGGTGCAGGTCAGCGCCTGA
- a CDS encoding carbohydrate ABC transporter permease: protein MTTAELRTPTPTAAPESRAPRSGRGAARTRKAVLHLVLLAGGIAMVFPFVWTLITSFKSLPQLLNDPLSFWPQPFTLQNYVDAWNDVPFGTAYWNTIYIAVLVVAGTLVTAAMAGYAFARIPFRGSRVLFVVFLATQMIPMQVTLIPFYFLMAKLGWVDSHLALIVPAALANPFAVFLMRQFVLSLPKELEEAAIVDGAGRWRIFWSIILPNLKPGLGALAIIVALSTWNNFLLPLVILNTQDLFTVPLLLQSFRGQFGSVNYGLIMAASAIATIPMLIAFVIGQRRILNSMAASGLGGR from the coding sequence ATGACCACCGCAGAGCTCCGGACGCCCACCCCGACGGCGGCCCCCGAGTCGCGCGCCCCGCGCAGCGGCCGTGGCGCCGCTCGCACCCGCAAGGCGGTCCTCCACCTCGTGCTGCTCGCCGGCGGGATCGCGATGGTGTTCCCGTTCGTCTGGACGCTGATCACGTCGTTCAAGTCGCTGCCGCAGCTGCTGAACGACCCGCTGAGCTTCTGGCCGCAGCCCTTCACGCTGCAGAACTATGTGGACGCCTGGAACGACGTGCCGTTCGGCACCGCGTACTGGAACACGATCTACATCGCCGTGCTCGTCGTCGCCGGCACGCTCGTCACCGCCGCGATGGCCGGGTACGCCTTCGCGCGCATCCCGTTCCGCGGCAGCCGGGTGCTGTTCGTCGTCTTCCTGGCGACGCAGATGATCCCGATGCAGGTCACGCTCATCCCGTTCTACTTCCTGATGGCGAAGCTCGGCTGGGTCGACTCGCACCTCGCGCTCATCGTGCCCGCCGCGCTCGCCAACCCGTTCGCGGTGTTCCTGATGCGCCAGTTCGTGCTGTCACTGCCGAAGGAGCTGGAGGAGGCCGCGATCGTCGACGGCGCCGGCCGCTGGCGGATCTTCTGGAGCATCATCCTCCCCAACCTGAAGCCAGGGCTCGGCGCGCTCGCGATCATCGTGGCGCTCAGCACCTGGAACAACTTCCTGCTGCCGTTGGTCATCCTCAACACGCAGGACCTCTTCACGGTGCCGCTGCTGCTGCAGAGCTTCCGCGGCCAGTTCGGGTCGGTCAACTACGGGCTCATCATGGCGGCGTCGGCCATCGCGACCATCCCGATGCTGATCGCGTTCGTGATCGGGCAGCGGCGCATCCTGAACAGCATGGCGGCATCCGGGCTGGGCGGCCGATGA
- a CDS encoding carbohydrate ABC transporter permease: MSAVGQQAVAETAVVTEADVPPTTPGGLRKESAWRRRDRRWGYVFVGPQLLGMALFVVVPFVASMVLAFAHWDGLNDLSWVGFDNFKTELSDPLFGRAILNTLLIAIITVPIGLGLAVVLAVALERLKTRTLYLILFFAPVVTSSVAVAMIWQQLFRKDGVISGFIASVFHIAPPDWLGDPHLALLAVCIVTIWSSVGLNVIIFLAGLQNISPAVIEAARLDGAGALTLFFRVRLPLLSPIIFFSTVIAFISSLQTFDTVFILTANAGPDNATRTIVYHIYDLGFGKFQFGPASAASIILLIITLIITGIQFTAQKKFVHYEDGAA; encoded by the coding sequence GTGAGCGCAGTGGGTCAGCAGGCCGTCGCCGAAACAGCAGTCGTCACCGAGGCCGACGTCCCTCCCACGACGCCGGGCGGGCTCCGCAAGGAGTCCGCCTGGCGGCGTCGCGACCGGCGCTGGGGCTACGTCTTCGTGGGGCCGCAGCTGCTCGGGATGGCGCTCTTCGTGGTCGTCCCGTTCGTGGCGAGCATGGTGCTCGCCTTCGCGCACTGGGACGGCCTCAACGACCTGAGCTGGGTCGGCTTCGACAATTTCAAGACGGAGCTGTCCGACCCGCTGTTCGGGAGGGCCATCCTCAACACCCTGCTGATCGCGATCATCACGGTGCCGATCGGTCTCGGCCTCGCGGTGGTGCTCGCCGTCGCGCTGGAGCGTCTGAAGACCCGGACGCTCTACCTCATCCTCTTCTTCGCGCCGGTCGTCACCTCCTCCGTCGCGGTCGCCATGATCTGGCAGCAGCTGTTCCGCAAGGACGGCGTGATCAGCGGCTTCATCGCCTCCGTCTTCCACATCGCGCCGCCGGACTGGCTCGGCGACCCGCACCTGGCCCTGCTCGCGGTCTGCATCGTGACCATCTGGTCGTCGGTGGGCCTCAACGTGATCATCTTCCTGGCCGGCCTCCAGAACATCTCGCCCGCGGTCATCGAGGCCGCACGGCTCGACGGCGCCGGAGCGCTCACCCTGTTCTTCCGGGTGCGGCTGCCGCTGCTGTCGCCGATCATCTTCTTCTCGACGGTCATCGCGTTCATCAGCTCGCTGCAGACCTTCGACACCGTCTTCATCCTCACGGCGAACGCCGGTCCGGACAACGCGACCCGGACGATCGTCTACCACATCTACGACCTGGGCTTCGGGAAGTTCCAGTTCGGTCCCGCGAGCGCGGCCTCCATCATCCTGCTGATCATCACGCTGATCATCACGGGCATCCAGTTCACCGCGCAGAAGAAGTTCGTCCACTACGAGGATGGTGCAGCATGA